The following proteins are encoded in a genomic region of Phragmites australis chromosome 9, lpPhrAust1.1, whole genome shotgun sequence:
- the LOC133929491 gene encoding mitogen-activated protein kinase 10-like isoform X1, which yields MQRKKSSAEAEFFTEYGDANRYKIQEVIGKGSYGVVCSAIDLYTRQRVAIKKIRNIFEHVSDAARILREIKLLRLLRHPDIVEIRHIMLPPSRKDFKDIYVVFELMESDLHQVINANDDFTKEHYQFFLYQLLRALKYIHTANVYHRDLKPKNILANSNCKLKICDFGLARVAFNDSPTTVFWTDYVATRWYRAPELCGSFFSNYTPAIDVWSIGCIFAELLTGKPLFPGKNVVHQLDLMTDLLGTPSMDTISRVRNEKARRYLSGMRKKEPVPFSQKFPGADPLALKLLEKLLAFDPKDRPTAEEALRDPYFKGLARVEREPSCQPIRKVEFDFEHKRMSKEEIKELIFREILEYHPQLLNSYIDGTEKTTFLYPSAVDQFKKQFSHLEESGGNGPSVPMERKHSSLPRTTVVHSNPIPGKEKPLVASSRASQAPQGLRAVGQGRADGSVVNSGYPPHQQIPEAYGCRQMPASVGTQAMGAQVYACANSKATPDVAVNMRMPPFHVPAGPKNNPLDRIASNTTDIYTRSLNGIVAAAAASVGTATAATHRNVGVVPSGMSRMY from the exons AGTTCTGCAGAGGCCGAGTTTTTCACAGAGTATGGGGATGCAAACCGATACAAGATCCAAGAAGTCATTGGTAAGGGAAGCTATGGGGTTGTGTGCTCTGCCATTGATTTGTACACTCGACAGAGAGTGGCGATCAAGAAGATACGAAATATCTTTGAGCATGTCTCTGATGCCGCAAGGATCCTTCGTGAGATCAAACTTCTAAGGCTCCTAAGGCATCCTGACATTGTTGAGATCAGGCACATTATGTTACCTCCCTCGAGAAAGGACTTCAAGGATATTTATGTTGTTTTCGAGCTTATGGAGTCAGATCTCCACCAAGTTATAAATGCTAACGATGACTTTACGAAAGAGCATTACCAGTTCTTTCTCTATCAATTACTCCGGGCCCTCAAATACATTCATACTG CTAATGTTTATCACCGTGACCTGAAGCCTAAGAATATTTTAGCAAATTCTAACTGCAAATTGAAAATATGTGACTTTGGACTAGCACGAGTTGCATTCAATGATAGCCCAACAACAGTGTTCTGGACG GATTATGTTGCAACCAGATGGTACAGAGCACCAGAGCTCTGTGGATCCTTCTTCTCAAAT TATACACCAGCTATTGACGTTTGGAGCATTGGATGCATCTTTGCTGAGTTATTGACAGGGAAGCCTTTATTTCCTGGTAAAAATGTTGTCCATCAGTTAGACTTGATGACTGATCTCCTAGGCACACCATCAATGGATACAATTTCGCGG GTCCGGAATGAGAAAGCTAGAAGGTACTTGAGCGGCATGAGAAAGAAAGAGCCGGTTCCATTTTCTCAGAAGTTTCCTGGTGCAGATCCTTTAGCACTAAAACTCTTGGAAAAGCTTTTAGCATTTGATCCGAAGGACCGTCCGACTGCCGAAGAG GCATTGAGGGATCCATACTTCAAAGGCCTTGCCAGGGTTGAAAGAGAACCATCCTGTCAGCCAATAAGAAAAGTGGAATTTGACTTTGAGCACAAAAGAATGTCAAAGGAAGAGATAAAGGAACTGATATTCCGGGAGATATTGGAATATCATCCGCAATTGCTGAATAGCTACATAGATGGCACAGAAAAGACAACCTTTCTCTACCCAAG TGCTGTCGATCAATTTAAGAAGCAGTTTTCTCATCTTGAAGAAAGCGGTGGTAACGGCCCGTCAGTTCCAATGGAGAGAAAACATTCATCCCTTCCCAG GACTACTGTTGTTCACTCAAATCCAATTCCTGGCAAGGAAAAACCTCTTGTTGCCTCATCAAGGGCTTCTCAAGCTCCACAAGGGCTGCGAGCAG TGGGACAAGGAAGAGCTGATGGTTCGGTGGTGAATTCAGGGTATCCTCCCCATCAACAAATCCCAGAAGCATATGGTTGTCGTCAAATGCCTGCGAGTGTGGGCACACAGGCCATGGGGGCGCAGGTCTATGCTTGCGCAAACAGCAAAGCCACGCCTGATGTTGCTGTAAACATGAGGATGCCCCCGTTCCATGTTCCAGCTGGCCCGAAGAATAACCCATTAGATAGAATAGCATCAAATACTACTGACATCTACACAAGATCTCTTAACGGCattgttgccgccgccgccgcatcagTAGGCACTGCTACTGCTGCTACTCACAGGAATGTTGGTGTTGTGCCCTCTGGCATGTCAAGGATGTACTAG
- the LOC133929491 gene encoding mitogen-activated protein kinase 10-like isoform X2 gives MQRKKSSAEAEFFTEYGDANRYKIQEVIGKGSYGVVCSAIDLYTRQRVAIKKIRNIFEHVSDAARILREIKLLRLLRHPDIVEIRHIMLPPSRKDFKDIYVVFELMESDLHQVINANDDFTKEHYQFFLYQLLRALKYIHTANVYHRDLKPKNILANSNCKLKICDFGLARVAFNDSPTTVFWTDYVATRWYRAPELCGSFFSNYTPAIDVWSIGCIFAELLTGKPLFPGKNVVHQLDLMTDLLGTPSMDTISRVRNEKARRYLSGMRKKEPVPFSQKFPGADPLALKLLEKLLAFDPKDRPTAEEALRDPYFKGLARVEREPSCQPIRKVEFDFEHKRMSKEEIKELIFREILEYHPQLLNSYIDGTEKTTFLYPSAVDQFKKQFSHLEESGGNGPSVPMERKHSSLPRNTFKCISVILHIKVLPP, from the exons AGTTCTGCAGAGGCCGAGTTTTTCACAGAGTATGGGGATGCAAACCGATACAAGATCCAAGAAGTCATTGGTAAGGGAAGCTATGGGGTTGTGTGCTCTGCCATTGATTTGTACACTCGACAGAGAGTGGCGATCAAGAAGATACGAAATATCTTTGAGCATGTCTCTGATGCCGCAAGGATCCTTCGTGAGATCAAACTTCTAAGGCTCCTAAGGCATCCTGACATTGTTGAGATCAGGCACATTATGTTACCTCCCTCGAGAAAGGACTTCAAGGATATTTATGTTGTTTTCGAGCTTATGGAGTCAGATCTCCACCAAGTTATAAATGCTAACGATGACTTTACGAAAGAGCATTACCAGTTCTTTCTCTATCAATTACTCCGGGCCCTCAAATACATTCATACTG CTAATGTTTATCACCGTGACCTGAAGCCTAAGAATATTTTAGCAAATTCTAACTGCAAATTGAAAATATGTGACTTTGGACTAGCACGAGTTGCATTCAATGATAGCCCAACAACAGTGTTCTGGACG GATTATGTTGCAACCAGATGGTACAGAGCACCAGAGCTCTGTGGATCCTTCTTCTCAAAT TATACACCAGCTATTGACGTTTGGAGCATTGGATGCATCTTTGCTGAGTTATTGACAGGGAAGCCTTTATTTCCTGGTAAAAATGTTGTCCATCAGTTAGACTTGATGACTGATCTCCTAGGCACACCATCAATGGATACAATTTCGCGG GTCCGGAATGAGAAAGCTAGAAGGTACTTGAGCGGCATGAGAAAGAAAGAGCCGGTTCCATTTTCTCAGAAGTTTCCTGGTGCAGATCCTTTAGCACTAAAACTCTTGGAAAAGCTTTTAGCATTTGATCCGAAGGACCGTCCGACTGCCGAAGAG GCATTGAGGGATCCATACTTCAAAGGCCTTGCCAGGGTTGAAAGAGAACCATCCTGTCAGCCAATAAGAAAAGTGGAATTTGACTTTGAGCACAAAAGAATGTCAAAGGAAGAGATAAAGGAACTGATATTCCGGGAGATATTGGAATATCATCCGCAATTGCTGAATAGCTACATAGATGGCACAGAAAAGACAACCTTTCTCTACCCAAG TGCTGTCGATCAATTTAAGAAGCAGTTTTCTCATCTTGAAGAAAGCGGTGGTAACGGCCCGTCAGTTCCAATGGAGAGAAAACATTCATCCCTTCCCAG GAACACTTTCAAGTGCATCTCAGTTATTCTCCATATTAAGGTACTCCCCCCGTGA
- the LOC133929923 gene encoding serine carboxypeptidase-like 50, whose protein sequence is MAPPLPHHVLLVAVALVATTISLSDAAAAQVLPKEALPTMSGYLPIPPANASLFFAFYEATQPLTSSAATPLLLWLEGGPGCSALLSTFLQFGPYSVHRSTDDDSTYLSPNPFAWNRRFGLLFIDSPLGTGFSAAPSPAAIPTDQFVIASHVLAALQSFFALEPSFRARPLFLAGESYAGKFVPVAGAHMLAVNPELPERQRINLRGVAIGNALVHPVAQVATHADTAYFRGLINARQRRELDELQAEAVALTRAEHWREASDARARVLSWLRNATGLASLFDVDTRQQLDLDLGVAALGELLNRPEAKAALRARANVAWELCADAVVVALHDDVMKSAKREAEALLRQTRVLLYEGVRDLQDGVVAADAWLREVEWHGLAAFQSAERVVWRTRGDGSLAGYVQRHGALAHVVVHGAGHFVPAGNGRAAQEMIEDWVLETGLLGCGGDCFPAA, encoded by the coding sequence ATGGCTCCGCCGCTCCCTCACCacgtcctcctcgtcgccgtcgccctcGTCGCCACCACCATCTCACTCTCGGATGCAGCTGCGGCACAAGTGCTCCCCAAAGAGGCTCTCCCGACCATGTCAGGCTACCTCCCCATCCCGCCCGCCAACGCCTCCCTCTTCTTCGCCTTCTACGAGGCCACCCAGCCGCTCACTTCTTCAGCCGCCACGCCGCTCCTCCTCTGGCTGGAGGGCGGGCCCGGCTGCTCCGCGCTTCTCAGCACCTTCCTCCAGTTCGGCCCCTACTCCGTCCACCGCTCCACCGACGATGACTCCACCTACCTCTCGCCCAACCCATTCGCGTGGAACCGCCGCTTCGGGCTGCTGTTCATCGACAGCCCACTCGGCACCGGTTTCAGCGCCGCGCCGTCCCCCGCTGCCATCCCCACCGACCAGTTCGTCATCGCCAGCCACGTCCTCGCCGCGCTCCAGTCTTTTTTTGCTCTCGAACCGAGCTTCCGTGCACGCCCGCTCTTCCTCGCCGGCGAGAGCTACGCCGGCAAGTTCGTCCCCGTGGCGGGCGCGCACATGCTGGCCGTCAACCCCGAGCTACCGGAGCGCCAGAGGATCAACCTGCGCGGCGTGGCCATCGGCAACGCGCTGGTCCACCCCGTTGCGCAGGTGGCCACGCACGCGGACACGGCCTACTTCCGGGGCCTCATCAATGCGCGGCAGAGGCGAGAGCTCGATGAGCTGcaggcggaggcggtggcgctGACGCGCGCGGAGCACTGGCGCGAGGCGTCGGACGCGCGGGCGCGGGTGCTGTCGTGGCTGCGGAACGCGACGGGGCTCGCCTCGCTGTTCGACGTGGACACGCGGCAGCAGCTCGACCTCGACCTCGGCGTCGCTGCTCTGGGGGAGCTCCTGAACCGTCCCGAGGCGAAGGCGGCGCTGCGCGCTCGTGCCAACGTCGCGTGGGAGCTGTGCGCCGACGCGGTGGTCGTGGCGCTGCACGACGACGTGATGAAGAGCGCGAAGCGCGAGGCGGAGGCGCTGCTGCGGCAGACGCGCGTGCTCCTGTACGAGGGAGTCCGCGACCTCCAGGACGGGGTGGTGGCCGCGGACGCGTGGCTACGGGAGGTGGAGTGGCACGGGCTGGCCGCGTTCCAGAGCGCCGAGCGCGTCGTGTGGCGGACCCGCGGCGACGGAAGCCTCGCGGGCTATGTGCAGCGCCACGGCGCACTGGCGCATGTGGTGGTGCACGGGGCCGGGCACTTCGTGCCGGCGGGTAACGGGCGCGCGGCGCAGGAGATGATCGAGGACTGGGTTCTGGAGACGGGGCTGCTCGGGTGCGGCGGCGACTGCTTCCCGGCGGCTTGA
- the LOC133929493 gene encoding uncharacterized protein LOC133929493 isoform X1, whose translation MNTPPSRSRAMMGGWGVSDGYEGSKRPRMMMESNPYFAVNARSPLDGSKRAWMMEPGPPYFGAMCSNAGGASGGFYQPFSGNLTDAGVSTGIQNFPGVRLRGLPFDCNDFDIRKFFVGLDIVDCLLVHKNDRFTGEAFVVFPTAMQAEFALHRNRQNMGRRYVEVFSCKKQEYYSAIANEVNQGGFFDSEYRHSPPPRPKKPAEDKSSMEYTEVLKLRGLPYSATTEDIIKFFVEYELTEENVHIVYRPYGKATGEAFVEFPTAEVAKTAMCKDKMTIGTRYVELFPSTPEEASRAKSRDRQ comes from the exons ATGAACACGCCTCCATCCAGATCCAG GGCAATGATGGGAGGCTGGGGGGTTTCGGATGGGTACGAGGGATCAAAGAGGCCACGAATGATGATGGAATCGAATCCCTACTTCGCAGTGAACGCAAGGAGTCCGTTGGATGGCTCAAAGAGGGCCTGGATGATGGAACCAGGCCCTCCCTATTTCGGAGCAATGTGCAGCAACGCTGGTGGTGCCAGCGGCGGCTTCTACCAGCCCTTCAGCGGCAACTTAACTGATGCAGGGGTTAGCACTGGCATCCAAAACTTTCCAGGTGTCCGACTGCGAGGTCTCCCTTTTGATTGCAACGACTTTGACATCCGCAAGTTCTTTGTGGGGCTGGACATAGTGGACTGCCTCCTGGTTCACAAGAATGACCGCTTTACTGGTGAGGCTTTTGTCGTCTTCCCGACAGCCATGCAAGCTGAATTTGCGCTGCATCGCAACAGGCAGAACATGGGCAGGAGGTATGTTGAGGTGTTCAGCTGCAAGAAGCAGGAGTACTACAGCGCAATAGCTAATGAGGTGAACCAGGGAGGTTTCTTTGACTCGGAGTATCGTCACTCCCCACCTCCAAGGCCCAAAAAGCCGGCTGAAGACAAGAGCAGCATGGAGTACACTGAGGTGCTTAAGCTCCGTGGGCTTCCCTACTCTGCCACCACCGAGGACATCATCAAGTTCTTCGTGGAGTACGAGCTGACAGAGGAGAATGTGCACATTGTGTACCGCCCCTATGGGAAGGCTACAGGTGAAGCTTTTGTTGAGTTCCCAACAGCTGAAGTTGCAAAGACGGCCATGTGCAAGGATAAGATGACCATCGGGACAAGGTACGTGGAGCTGTTCCCGTCAACCCCGGAGGAGGCCAGCAGGGCGAAATCCCGAGACAGGCAATGA
- the LOC133929493 gene encoding uncharacterized protein LOC133929493 isoform X2, whose product MMEPGPPYFGAMCSNAGGASGGFYQPFSGNLTDAGVSTGIQNFPGVRLRGLPFDCNDFDIRKFFVGLDIVDCLLVHKNDRFTGEAFVVFPTAMQAEFALHRNRQNMGRRYVEVFSCKKQEYYSAIANEVNQGGFFDSEYRHSPPPRPKKPAEDKSSMEYTEVLKLRGLPYSATTEDIIKFFVEYELTEENVHIVYRPYGKATGEAFVEFPTAEVAKTAMCKDKMTIGTRYVELFPSTPEEASRAKSRDRQ is encoded by the coding sequence ATGATGGAACCAGGCCCTCCCTATTTCGGAGCAATGTGCAGCAACGCTGGTGGTGCCAGCGGCGGCTTCTACCAGCCCTTCAGCGGCAACTTAACTGATGCAGGGGTTAGCACTGGCATCCAAAACTTTCCAGGTGTCCGACTGCGAGGTCTCCCTTTTGATTGCAACGACTTTGACATCCGCAAGTTCTTTGTGGGGCTGGACATAGTGGACTGCCTCCTGGTTCACAAGAATGACCGCTTTACTGGTGAGGCTTTTGTCGTCTTCCCGACAGCCATGCAAGCTGAATTTGCGCTGCATCGCAACAGGCAGAACATGGGCAGGAGGTATGTTGAGGTGTTCAGCTGCAAGAAGCAGGAGTACTACAGCGCAATAGCTAATGAGGTGAACCAGGGAGGTTTCTTTGACTCGGAGTATCGTCACTCCCCACCTCCAAGGCCCAAAAAGCCGGCTGAAGACAAGAGCAGCATGGAGTACACTGAGGTGCTTAAGCTCCGTGGGCTTCCCTACTCTGCCACCACCGAGGACATCATCAAGTTCTTCGTGGAGTACGAGCTGACAGAGGAGAATGTGCACATTGTGTACCGCCCCTATGGGAAGGCTACAGGTGAAGCTTTTGTTGAGTTCCCAACAGCTGAAGTTGCAAAGACGGCCATGTGCAAGGATAAGATGACCATCGGGACAAGGTACGTGGAGCTGTTCCCGTCAACCCCGGAGGAGGCCAGCAGGGCGAAATCCCGAGACAGGCAATGA
- the LOC133929494 gene encoding probable tRNA-splicing endonuclease subunit Sen2 has translation MCVAGLMDVPGPRWKKGKDGEDFAALAAVNPMSGIVVQLQASLRACECVAVLSGCNGVLHVGAEQAALLSRSAFGQPAEPASTAGDAAKQRFSHFQVGSEEMLYPLHALKCVSVVKPERKEKKVTMNEEEVWEHLRSARPAFPELYKAYSHLRRRNWVVRSGLQYGADFVAYRHHPALVHSEYAVIVVGSHHGDLLCALRAAGSAAKTLLVLTVVCGGGMGRPDCLRELAVHERVITRWVLQQCSEEDQCGKVGVTSPQD, from the coding sequence ATGTGTGTAGCAGGTCTGATGGATGTGCCAGGGCCAAGATGGAAGAAGGGGAAAGACGGCGAGGACTTCGCGGCTTTGGCCGCTGTGAATCCCATGTCGGGTATAGTCGTCCAGCTCCAGGCTTCACTGAGAGCATGCGAATGCGTGGCAGTTTTGTCAGGCTGCAACGGCGTGCTTCACGTTGGGGCGGAGCAGGCCGCGCTCCTGAGCCGCTCAGCGTTCGGGCAGCCCGCGGAGCCGGCGAGCACGGCAGGAGATGCAGCGAAGCAGCGGTTCTCCCACTTCCAGGTAGGCTCCGAGGAGATGCTCTACCCGCTGCACGCTCTCAAGTGCGTCAGCGTCGTCAAgccggagaggaaggagaagaaggtgaCGATGAACGAGGAGGAGGTGTGGGAGCACCTGAGGTCGGCACGGCCGGCCTTCCCGGAGCTGTACAAGGCGTACTCGCACCTCCGGCGCCGCAACTGGGTCGTCCGCTCAGGATTGCAGTATGGCGCGGACTTCGTGGCGTATCGCCACCACCCCGCGCTTGTCCACTCCGAGTACGCGGTCATCGTGGTCGGTAGCCACCACGGCGACCTGCTCTGCGCGCTCCGGGCGGCCGGCAGCGCAGCCAAGACGTTGCTTGTTCTCACCGTCGTCTGCGGCGGTGGTATGGGCCGGCCGGATTGCTTGCGGGAGCTCGCGGTTCATGAGAGGGTGATCACGAGGTGGGTACTGCAGCAGTGCAGCGAGGAGGACCAATGTGGCAAGGTGGGCGTGACAAGCCCTCAAGACTGA